The following proteins come from a genomic window of Diorhabda sublineata isolate icDioSubl1.1 chromosome 7, icDioSubl1.1, whole genome shotgun sequence:
- the LOC130446195 gene encoding uncharacterized protein LOC130446195 has protein sequence MESVVPEFEELMLCGYCKQKFNETDQSPKLLSCKHYFCLQCMRTNLTKGQELYCVHCWKRTEIGELGPESLPTYNPVLCLTKNFSQLKLGVKPPDKKVISENCHTHAMPLALWCHTCCSPVCRACATTTDHSSHQIKSQNEAKDQLIAELQIDLASMNKMLSEIQRLIMQQREFLLKILEACVTLKTYVEAELTNNVSHFELTDTRDTLAKLRLNLSMAESLSDVHNLYSSVNIEKQRLQLRYQEMYLQCQLDDLIRNSSVIFDFQLLKQALSNIHNGETIYPGNSRILPASQQNPILFLANYCMSQLYSRQMLSKQTVNGNLDYHNHNSIPPINYLPHNPPQPHLVISAPKNIYQENNIMVQNMMPSPQIRNPASMCPLYYFNIEVSGTQLGRIVIEVRADVAPKMAKNFGVLTTGEAGMGYKGCHIFQCWEGESVITGDFELNNGRGGRSIFEESYFLPDDTKLMAVRGTVGMRRTQKRHDNLGMVGSQFRIILQEMRGFTGIFGHVVEGLELVEKISTYGDTAGKPTKNILISKCGKL, from the coding sequence ATGGAATCCGTAGTACCAGAATTCGAAGAATTAATGTTGTGCGGATATTGTAAGCAAAAGTTCAACGAAACCGACCAAAGTCCGAAACTGTTGTCCtgcaaacattatttttgtttgcaaTGCATGCGCACGAATCTGACCAAAGGCCAGGAACTGTACTGCGTACATTGTTGGAAGAGAACCGAAATCGGCGAACTAGGACCGGAATCCCTGCCGACTTACAACCCCGTATTGTGTCTAACCAAGAATTTTTCCCAGTTGAAATTGGGCGTGAAACCGCCCGATAAAAAAGTGATATCGGAAAATTGTCACACGCACGCCATGCCTTTGGCGTTGTGGTGCCACACGTGTTGCTCGCCGGTATGTCGCGCATGCGCCACCACCACCGACCACTCCTCGCACCAAATCAAATCGCAAAACGAAGCTAAAGATCAGCTAATCGCCGAATTACAAATCGATCTGGCATCGATGAACAAAATGCTATCCGAGATACAAAGACTTATAATGCAACAGCGCGAATTCTTACTTAAAATATTGGAGGCTTGCGTCACGTTGAAGACGTACGTCGAAGCGGAACTCACCAATAACGTATCGCATTTCGAATTGACCGACACCAGGGACACTTTGGCGAAATTGCGCTTGAATTTATCGATGGCGGAAAGTCTTTCGGACGTCCACAATTTGTATTCGAGCGTCAATATCGAAAAGCAACGTCTCCAACTCCGCTATCAGGAGATGTACCTCCAATGCCAACTCGACGATCTCATCAGGAATTCGAGCGTCATATTCGATTTCCAATTGTTGAAACAAGCGCTTAGTAATATACATAACGGCGAAACGATCTACCCAGGAAATTCTCGAATACTTCCCGCCTCCCAACAAAATCCCATTCTATTTTTAGCGAATTATTGTATGTCGCAACTTTATTCTCGACAGATGTTGTCCAAACAAACAGTCAACGGTAATTTGGATTACCACAACCACAATTCCATCCCGCCTATCAACTACCTCCCTCACAATCCACCCCAACCGCATCTCGTTATATCCGCCCCGAAGAACATCTATCAGGAAAACAACATCATGGTGCAAAATATGATGCCGTCGCCGCAAATAAGAAACCCCGCGAGTATGTGTCCcttgtattatttcaatatcGAAGTGAGCGGTACGCAATTGGGTAGAATCGTCATCGAAGTACGCGCCGACGTGGCCCCCAAGATGGCCAAGAACTTTGGGGTGTTGACTACCGGCGAAGCCGGCATGGGTTACAAGGGATGCCACATATTTCAATGCTGGGAAGGGGAGAGCGTCATCACGGGGGATTTCGAATTGAATAACGGTAGAGGCGGTAGATCCATTTTCGAGGAATCGTATTTTTTACCGGACGATACCAAGTTGATGGCGGTGAGGGGTACGGTCGGTATGAGACGCACCCAAAAACGACACGATAATTTGGGTATGGTCGGATCGCAGTTTCGTATTATTTTGCAAGAGATGCGAGGGTTCACGGGAATTTTCGGACACGTCGTCGAAGGGTTGGAATTAGTCGAAAAGATAAGTACGTACGGGGATACGGCGGGTAAACcgacgaaaaatattttgatatcgaAATGTGGTAAACTGTAA